Proteins co-encoded in one Ciconia boyciana chromosome 14, ASM3463844v1, whole genome shotgun sequence genomic window:
- the CPNE1 gene encoding copine-1: protein MAGCVSRVELSVSCRSLLDRDLGSRSDPLCVLLQDVGGGQWAELDRTERIKNCQNPEFCKKLVVDYYFEKVQKLKFGVYDIDNKSFDLNDDDYLGGIECTLGQVVSSLVFTRPLELEQGKPAGKGTITISAEEIKDTRVVYLEIEARNLEKKDFLGKSDPFLELYKQSDAGMWQLVYRSEVIKNNLNPCWRKFSVPLQTFCGGDFNKPIKVQCADHDSDGSHDLIGTFETNLTQLQKAGDGSPVEFECIHPKKKQKKKSYKNSGIIRIKSCKIETEYSFLDYVMGGCQINFTVGVDFTGSNGDPRSPDSLHYISPDGINEYLIAIWSVGSVVQDYDTDKLFPAFGFGAQVPPSWQVSHEFALNFNPSNPYCQGIQGIVDAYRQILPQIRLYGPTNFSPIINHVARFAAHSAQQGTASQYFILLIITDGEITDLDQTRQAIVNASKLPMSIIIVGVGEADFKAMEFLDGDNGVLKSLTGETAARDIVQFVPFRQLKNAPWEALSQMVLAEVPKQLVSYYKWQGWPPVKSLEIKMM from the exons ATGGCCGGGTGCGTGTCCAGGGTGGAGCTGTCGGTGTCTTGCCGGAGCCTCCTCGACAGGGATCTGGGCTCCAGGTCGGATCCCCTCTGTGTCTTGCTCCAGGATGTGGGCGGCGGCCAGTGGGCTGAG CTAGATCGCACAGAGAGGATCAAGAACTGCCAAAACCCCGAATTCTGCAAGAAACTGGTTGTGGACTACTACTTTGAGAAAGTGCAGAAGCTGAAATTCGGCGTGTATGATATCGATAACAAGTCCTTTGATTTAAATGATGATGACTACCTTGGAGGGATTGAGTGCACGCTGGGACAG GTTGTGTCCAGCTTGGTGTTCACTCGACCACTGGAATTGGAGCAGGGAAAGCCAGCAGGAAAGGGCACCATTACG ATTTCAGCAGAGGAGATTAAAGATACCAGGGTTGTGTACTTGGAAATTGAAGCCCgaaacttggaaaaaaag GATTTCTTAGGTAAATCGGATCCATTTTTGGAGCTTTACAAGCAAAGTGATGCTGGAATGTGGCAGCTGGTGTACAGATCAGAG gtgattAAGAACAACTTAAATCCATGCTGGAGGAAGTTCAGTGTTCCCTTGCAGACATTCTGTGGTGGAGATTTTAATAAACCTATCAAG GTACAGTGTGCAGATCATGACAGCGATGGGTCGCATGACTTGATAGGCACTTTTGAAACTAACCTGACTcaactgcagaaagcaggtgACGGCTCTCCG GTGGAATTTGAATGCATTCAtcctaagaaaaaacaaaagaaaaagagctacAAAAACTCAGGCATTATTAGGATAAAATCCTGCAAG ATTGAGACAGAATATTCGTTTCTGGACTACGTCATGGGAGGCTGCCAGATTAATTTTACA GTGGGTGTAGATTTCACTGGCTCCAACGGCGATCCCAGGTCACCAGATTCTCTTCACTACATCAGCCCAGATGGGATAAATGAGTACCTGATTGCCATCTGGAGTGTGGGAAGCGTAGTCCAGGATTATGACAC GGACAAGCTGTTTCCTGCATTTGGGTTTGGAGCTCAGGTTCCTCCTAGCTGGCAG GTATCTCATGAGTTTGCTTTGAACTTCAACCCCAGCAACCCTTATTGTCAAG GTATCCAAGGAATAGTGGATGCCTACCGCCAGATCCTTCCTCAGATCCGACTCTATGGGCCAACCAATTTCTCTCCTATTATAAACCACGTGGCAAGGTTTGCAGCGCACTCGGCACAACAAGGAACTGCTTCA caatattttatcTTGCTGATCATCACAGATGGAGAGATCACTGATCTGGACCAAACTAGGCAAGCAATTGTTAATGCCTCTAAGCTGCCGATGTCCATCATTATTGTTGGAGTTGGTGAAGCTGATTTCAAAGCAATGGAGTTCCTTGACGGAGACAATGGTGTCCTGAAGTCCCTGACAGGAGAGACAGCTGCACGAGACATTGTCCAGTTTGTGCCTTTCCGCCAGTTAAAAAAT GCTCCCTGGGAAGCTCTTTCCCAGATGGTTCTGGCTGAAGTGCCTAAGCAGCTGGTGTCGTACTATAAATGGCAGGGATGGCCACCTGTGAAATCACTGGAAATAAAGATGATGTAG